One genomic region from Neoarius graeffei isolate fNeoGra1 chromosome 4, fNeoGra1.pri, whole genome shotgun sequence encodes:
- the LOC132884410 gene encoding 1,25-dihydroxyvitamin D(3) 24-hydroxylase, mitochondrial encodes MRAQIQKAPAQILEVLKKKTTVGLQHCKPTSSVCALDSKDAAPCTGGHTFQSIPGPTNWPLLGNLIDILRRGGLQKQHQTVMDYHKKFGKIFRMKMGSFESVNIGAPCLLEALYRKEGNYPQRLEIKPWKAYRDLRDEAYGLLILEGKDWQRVRSTFQHKFMKPTEVVKLDGKINEVLADFLNRIGEINVNGKINDLYFELNKWSFETICYVLYDKRFEILQENANEEATDFITAIKTMMNMFGKMMVTPVSLHKSLNTKTWQDHTAAWDCIFNTAKIYIDKKLKRHSSGETDGFLSDIYHNCPLTKKELYAAITELQIGGVETTANSALWAIFNLSRNPHAQDKLLKEISEVVPSGQGPCAEHIKNMPYLKACLKESMRLSPSIPFTSRTLDKDTVLGEYSLPKGTVLMINSQALGSNEEYFDNGKQFIPERWLKNKTSINPFAYVPFGIGKRMCIGRRLAELQIQLALCWLIRDYEIAPTDYEPVEAVHTGTLVPNRELPVAFIRR; translated from the exons ATGAGAGCGCAGATTCAAAAAGCCCCAGCGCAGATCCTTGAAGTGCTGAAGAAGAAGACGACAGTCGGGCTGCAACACTGCAAGCCAACGTCCTCGGTATGTGCACTGGATTCCAAAGATGCTGCGCCTTGTACTGGTGGACACACTTTCCAGTCCATCCCAGGCCCAACTAACTGGCCCCTCCTGGGGAACCTCATTGACATCCTACGTAGAGGAGGCTTACAAAAACAACACCAGACAGTg ATGGATTACCATAAGAAATTTGGCAAAATTTTCCGTATGAAAATGGGCTCCTTTGAATCAGTGAACATTGGAGCACCTTGCTTGCTGGAAGCTCTGTACAGGAAGGAGGGTAACTATCCCCAGAGACTGGAAATCAAGCCCTGGAAGGCATACAGAGATCTGCGGGACGAGGCTTACGGACTTCTCATCTT AGAAGGAAAGGACTGGCAGAGAGTAAGAAGCACATTTCAGCACAAATTCATGAAACCCACCGAAGTTGTGAAACTTGATGGGAAAATTAATGAG GTTTTAGCTGATTTCCTTAATAGGATTGGAGAGATTAATGTGAACGGGAAGATCAATGACTTGTATTTTGAACTGAATAAGTGGTCCTTTGAAA CTATTTGTTATGTGCTCTATGACAAACGATTTGAGATTTTGCAAGAAAACGCCAATGAGGAGGCAACTGACTTTATCACAGCGATAAAAACG ATGATGAATATGTTTGGGAAAATGATGGTGACTCCAGTTAGTCTCCACAAGAGCCTGAACACAAAGACATGGCAAGACCACACAGCTGCTTGGGACTGTATTTTTAATACAG caaAAATCTACATTGACAAGAAGTTGAAGAGACACTCAAGTGGAGAAACTGATGGTTTCCTTAGTGATATCTACCATAACTGCCCCCTCACCAAGAAGGAActgtatgcagcaataactgagcTCCAGATTGGAGGTGTGGAAACA ACTGCCAACAGTGCGTTATGGGCTATTTTCAACCTCTCACGGAATCCCCATGCTCAGGACAAGCTGCTGAAGGAGATCAGTGAAGTGGTGCCTTCTGGACAGGGTCCATGTGCTGAGCATATTAAGAACATGCCATATCTCAAAGCATGTCTGAAGGAGTCCATGAG aCTTTCGCCCTCCATCCCTTTTACAAGCCGAACTTTGGACAAAGACACTGTGCTTGGGGAGTACAGTTTGCCTAAAGGG ACTGTTTTGATGATTAACAGTCAGGCACTGGGGTCTAATGAGGAGTACTTTGACAATGGGAAGCAGTTTATACCAGAACGGTGGCTCAAGAACAAAACCTCTATCAACCCATTTGCCTACGTACCATTTGGCATTGGCAAGAGGATGTGCATTGGACGGCGCCTGGCTGAGCTACAGATACAGCTTGCTCTGTGCTGG ttAATTCGTGATTATGAGATTGCACCAACAGATTATGAGCCAGTGGAAGCAGTACATACTGGAACACTGGTGCCTAATCGAGAACTTCCTGTGGCTTTCATCCGTCGATAA